From Parcubacteria group bacterium:
AAGGGCGACCGATAGTATTGAAGCAGACAAGCGATTGGTAAGAGTTTTTGCTTTTCATGATGATTATTTTGACCGAAAGAAAATAATTCCTATACCCGGTGATTTATCAAGGGAATTCTTGGTTGATCAGATGGAGGCAATGGAAGAATTGTGTGACGTGGATACGATTATCCATGCCGCCGCCGATACTTCATTTGCTCCCAGTCACAAAGACAATATTCAGCAAGTGAACATCATCGGGGCTAGTAATGTTGCCAAGTGGGCAGCCAGACTTCCTAATCTGAAAACTTTCGTGTATGTGGGAACTTCCTGGATATGCGGATGTGATAAGCCTCATCGCATTGTCCACGAAGATGAATCTCCGAACATTGAATACAGCCAGCTCGTTGAATACAGTCGCAGCAAATCGATTGGTGAAATCAATATTCGAAAAATGATTCCGGCGGATAAACTTCTAGTGGTGCGGCCATCCATTATTATGGGCGACAGCAGAGCTTGGGCGCCCAGATCGTTCGTCATCAGTTGGGCGATTGCGGCTTTCAATCTACTAAGGCTGGTTGCGATGGATTCCGAAGCATTTTGCGACATAATTCCCATCGACTATGCCACTAAAGCGATTGCAGAGTTGCTTTTTTCTCAAAGGAGTTTCAATACCTATCACATTTCATCCGGAGTAAATACATCCACTAATATGAATTTACTTTTGAATGCAATCGGTGCTGATGATAATCGACCAGGGTTTCATTTTGTGGATTACTCCTTAATGAGACAGATGCAGCTTTTTTCCAAAAGGCAGTTAACGGACATGGCTGGTTTGAAAGATTGTTCCGAGTATTTGGCTTATTGGGGCAAAACATTCAATGGTGACAATGCTCTCCGCAGATTGCTCTGGGCAGTTAACTATTATTATCAGTTCGTAAACTTGAGTTTGGTTTTTGACAATACCAGACTACTCAAGGATACAGACATCGGTTTCTCAGAGCCTGCTCATCGGTATATGGGAAGAAACAGGGAACAGCTCAGAAAGATTGACATTATTGGCGGATCGCTTGATCCATGAAAAAATTGTCATAACAAAAACGAAGGGAGTGTGGATAAAAATTCACCCTCCCTTTAATATTGTATAAATTTTCAAAATGTAGTATTATTTAGGCACAAAAAATAAACAATAAAACTATAATTGCCACATGTGCGATACAAGTGTTTTTTTGAAGTTAGGAATATATGCGAACTATATTTCTATTCCTCCGATAGTAGTTCTTTTGTTACTGGGATTATTAATTCTTTTTTCTGATTTTAAAAAGACAGCAAACAGAATTTATTTCATAATTTCCATTTTTTTGATTGTTTGGATAACTTCGGATTTTTTGAGTTATAAACTTTCCAGCCCCGTAGGCGTTTTGTGGGCAGATAGAATATCTTCACTAGGGTTATTTGCAGGGGCATTCTTTGTCCTTTTTATTTATCTGTTTCCGGAGAAAGAAAAAATACCGAGAAAAATTTTGTATTATGTGTTTGTTCCGCTTTTACCTTTTTTCTTTTTAGTCCCAACGGATTTTTATGAAACGATTGGCCCCGCGCCTAGCTGTGATACTTTAGCTGGGCCAGCGTATATAATAATGGCAGCCATTCTTTTGTATGACATTATTTTGGGGATCTTCTTTTCTGTTAAAAAAATTAAGCTCTTGGACGAAAATCAAAAAAAGCAGTTTAAAATATTTGCCACAGGGTCTCTGCTTATGATATTTCTGGGCGGAATGATAGATGTGGTGCCGTCTATCTTTGATAATGCAACTATAGTGCTTTTCACTCCCTATTCCTCACTTGTATTTGCCTTATTTGGAGCCTATGCCATGGTTAAATATAAAGCGTTAAATGCAAAAGTTCTCGCTGCTCAAATGCTAGTAGTATCTTTGATAATCCTAATAGGTTCGCAATTATTTTTTATAACTAATCCGATCAATCGCGGTATAACAATAATCACTTTATTTATTGCTACAGTTTTTGGTTGGTGGCTGGTAAATTCAGTTAAAAAAGAGGTCAAGCAAAAAGAAGCCCTGGAGTTTGCCAATGAAGAATTGAAGCGGATGGATCAAGTCAAAAACGAGTTCATCAATATCGCCTCGCATCAGTTGCGCACCCCCGTCACTGTCATTAAAGGCACAATCGCAATGCTGATCGATGGGACGATGGATTCTTTTGATGCCGAGACCAAAAAGAAATTTTATGCTGGCGCTCAATTCAAGTGCAAGAAGCTGGAGGATATTATAAATGACATCCTAAGTGCTACTGCGCTGACAAACAAAAAGTTCAACGCCATGGATACGGAAGTGGAAAAAATTAACCTCAGGGAATTTTTTGACAAGATGATTGACGGCTTCAAGCCAGAAACAATGGAGCGGGAGATCGAATTGTCCCTGGGAAAGTTAGATAAATCTACACCGGATATTTTTGGACAAAAACAATACCTGGAGGAAGTTTTTTCTAATTTAATTACCAATGCTATCAAATACACACCTTCTCCCAAAATGACTCCGGATATTCGGGATAAGAGAGCCGGGAAAGCAATTATTAAAATCAACAGTCGCAAAGAAGGGGAAAATATTATTTTTTCTGTCAAAGACAATGGTATCGGTATTCCCGTCGAAGCCATCCCGAATTTATTTCAAAAATTCGTGCGAGCAAAAAACGCTGTGGATATGTATACTGACGGAACAGGACTCGGGCTATTTATTATCAGAGAAATTGTCGAAGGTCACGGCGGAAAAGTTTGGGTAAAATCCCAATTAGGCAAAGGCTCGGAATTTTTTGTGCAACTGCCAATCAAGCCTGTCGGCAAAGTAGATATTAAGGAATATATCAAAGAGAGAGCGGAAATTAAAATGTAATTTTTAGCCAAAGCGTATGATTAATAATAAGATTAAAGTTCTATTTGTTGAAGATGATCCGGAACAAGTGTTTCTTTTTAGTAAAGTTTTTGACATCAAAGGTCTTCTTACTATGCCGGCCACTACGAGTGAGGAGGTTTTTAAAGTAATTTCTTGGGATAGGCCGGACATTGTGCTTTTGGATGTGATGCTCCGCAATGAAAACGGATTGGATATTATGGAAAAACTAAGGAATGATTCCCGCGTGAAAGGCGTGCCAATTTTTGTTTTTACTAATACTGACAAAAAAGAATACAAAGATCGAGCGGAAAAACTGGGAGCGGAGGATTATATTATCAAAGCCAATACTACTCCGCAGGAAATGGTGGAGCGGATAAAGAGGTTTGTGAAAGATGGGGGTGTTATCTGATATATATATATATTTATTATACTAGGCTAAATTGATCAAGGACACTTCATGGGAGAGGCTAAGTCCCCGATTGGGGATTTAGCCTCTCTCAATCTCAAATATTAATTTTTATGGTGGCTGTTAATATGTGGAAAGGAATTGCACTTCAAAATGGAATTTAAGGATACGATTAAGGATACGATTATTGACAAAAAGGAGCATTTCATGTTAGTATGATTTGATTTTGAATGTAAGCTTGCTTATTAAAAAGGGAAGGTTGATTGTGCGAAAATTATTAAGCGAGATTGGTTAATTGAATTATTTTCAATTTATTTTTCCCCAAGCTGGTATATTATGAAGAGCAAAAAAAGTTTAGACTGGGAAGAGGAAGAAATAGGATCATATTTGAGCTCTACTGGCATAATAAAAGGGTGCTGTTTTGTTTTTAAAATAGACAGGGGGATTGAAAGCAAAAACTACATCATCAGTGTTGGAAACAGGAGCAATTATAAATATCTATTGAAGATTTATTCAGAAAATAGTTATGGAGAAATCTTATATGAAATAGAGATTTTAAATAAATTAAACTCTTGTTTTGAGAAAAAATTTTTCCCGATTATTTCTAAGGAAGTATTCTTTATTGATAAAAAACCAAGTATTCTTTTGAAATATATCAAGGGTAATATTCTTTCAAAGAAAGAAATCTCTCCCAGTCTTGTTAGGAAGATAGCTAAAAAACAAGCAAGCATGCATCTTTCCCTTGCTGACTTTAGGCCTAAGCATAAGAGAACAAGACTTTCAATTTATAATTTTAGTTTTGCTGATTTTAATTTGGGCAACATCAATGACTCGCGTAAAAAAATATTGCAAAAAGAAGTTGGCGAGCTTAAGCAAGAAATTTGTCTATTTGAAAAAATAAAATTTAGAAAATCCATTATACATGAAGATTTGAGCATGGAAAATATAATTTTGACTAAAAATGACGGAGTTAGTTTTATTGATTTTGGCGAGTCTCACTATGCTGAAATGATTAGTGATGTAGCGATAGCAATAAAAGAAATAATTATAAGAAACAAGGGAGTCGATTTTGGTTTGATGAGGGATTATTTGGATTCATATCGGAAAACTATCAGTCTAGCTAAAGAAGAAGTGGGAGCTTTACTATTTTTATTAAAAAGACGGACAGCATTTATGCTGGCTTATCTTTTGAATAAGCAAGGGCTGGATAATGAAATTGAATTTACGAAAAAGATTGATGAAGAAATTCGAATGTTGAAATTATTGCGTAAGAATAGCCAGCTTATAAAAAATTTTATCAAAAACTATGAGTAAAACAAGAGGTTTGATTTTAGGAAAGTTTGCGCCATTTCATGTGGGACATGAGCGCCTCATAGAGACTGCCCTAAAAGAGGTTGATGACCTTTGTGTCATTGTGTATGATTGTCCTAATTTGACTAATATACCATTAAATGTGAGAGCTAATTGGATTCGTCAATTTTTTCCTCAAGTTTTTGTTATTGAAGGATGGGACGCTCCAAATAAACATGATGATACTGTTGAGGTAAAAAAAATGCAGGAGAATTATGTCCAAAAAGCGCTTAATGGAAAAAAAATTACCCACTTTTTTTCTTCTGAATATTACGGTGAACACATGAGTAAATTTTTGGGAGCTGTTGATAGGAGGCTTGACAGGCACGATCCTAGACAGGGCTATCTTACGACCGCTACAATGATAAGAAATGGAAATAATTTGAGTAAACATTTTTTGAGCGCGGTCGTGTATGGGGACATGCTAATTAAGGTTGCATTCGTTGGTGTTCCATCCCAAGAGCAATCAAAATTAGTAAGTTATCTTGCTAAAAAGTTGCATACGTCATACATAGAAGATAATATGCTAATGTCGCTTGGAGTAAAGCAAGACAAGGATAATAAACACAAAAAA
This genomic window contains:
- a CDS encoding phosphotransferase, with the protein product MKSKKSLDWEEEEIGSYLSSTGIIKGCCFVFKIDRGIESKNYIISVGNRSNYKYLLKIYSENSYGEILYEIEILNKLNSCFEKKFFPIISKEVFFIDKKPSILLKYIKGNILSKKEISPSLVRKIAKKQASMHLSLADFRPKHKRTRLSIYNFSFADFNLGNINDSRKKILQKEVGELKQEICLFEKIKFRKSIIHEDLSMENIILTKNDGVSFIDFGESHYAEMISDVAIAIKEIIIRNKGVDFGLMRDYLDSYRKTISLAKEEVGALLFLLKRRTAFMLAYLLNKQGLDNEIEFTKKIDEEIRMLKLLRKNSQLIKNFIKNYE
- a CDS encoding adenylyltransferase/cytidyltransferase family protein; this encodes MSKTRGLILGKFAPFHVGHERLIETALKEVDDLCVIVYDCPNLTNIPLNVRANWIRQFFPQVFVIEGWDAPNKHDDTVEVKKMQENYVQKALNGKKITHFFSSEYYGEHMSKFLGAVDRRLDRHDPRQGYLTTATMIRNGNNLSKHFLSAVVYGDMLIKVAFVGVPSQEQSKLVSYLAKKLHTSYIEDNMLMSLGVKQDKDNKHKKIIPDFYKIANKKYELANRESNIFSAKEYLVYNSTGFVDHLLSVATHGRFNKKMYDLFSEDMSSYDLVLVNNNPKKSIGKSLDIDDSIFLNQLIANLDTINVNYRLLSGTFREKLAISEKLINAVNKKFNLK
- a CDS encoding HAMP domain-containing sensor histidine kinase, which translates into the protein MAAILLYDIILGIFFSVKKIKLLDENQKKQFKIFATGSLLMIFLGGMIDVVPSIFDNATIVLFTPYSSLVFALFGAYAMVKYKALNAKVLAAQMLVVSLIILIGSQLFFITNPINRGITIITLFIATVFGWWLVNSVKKEVKQKEALEFANEELKRMDQVKNEFINIASHQLRTPVTVIKGTIAMLIDGTMDSFDAETKKKFYAGAQFKCKKLEDIINDILSATALTNKKFNAMDTEVEKINLREFFDKMIDGFKPETMEREIELSLGKLDKSTPDIFGQKQYLEEVFSNLITNAIKYTPSPKMTPDIRDKRAGKAIIKINSRKEGENIIFSVKDNGIGIPVEAIPNLFQKFVRAKNAVDMYTDGTGLGLFIIREIVEGHGGKVWVKSQLGKGSEFFVQLPIKPVGKVDIKEYIKERAEIKM
- a CDS encoding SDR family oxidoreductase, with the protein product MQVFLTGATGFLGGELLVLLSKDERIDKIYCLVRATDSIEADKRLVRVFAFHDDYFDRKKIIPIPGDLSREFLVDQMEAMEELCDVDTIIHAAADTSFAPSHKDNIQQVNIIGASNVAKWAARLPNLKTFVYVGTSWICGCDKPHRIVHEDESPNIEYSQLVEYSRSKSIGEINIRKMIPADKLLVVRPSIIMGDSRAWAPRSFVISWAIAAFNLLRLVAMDSEAFCDIIPIDYATKAIAELLFSQRSFNTYHISSGVNTSTNMNLLLNAIGADDNRPGFHFVDYSLMRQMQLFSKRQLTDMAGLKDCSEYLAYWGKTFNGDNALRRLLWAVNYYYQFVNLSLVFDNTRLLKDTDIGFSEPAHRYMGRNREQLRKIDIIGGSLDP
- a CDS encoding response regulator → MINNKIKVLFVEDDPEQVFLFSKVFDIKGLLTMPATTSEEVFKVISWDRPDIVLLDVMLRNENGLDIMEKLRNDSRVKGVPIFVFTNTDKKEYKDRAEKLGAEDYIIKANTTPQEMVERIKRFVKDGGVI